A portion of the Chiloscyllium plagiosum isolate BGI_BamShark_2017 chromosome 48, ASM401019v2, whole genome shotgun sequence genome contains these proteins:
- the ppp1r35 gene encoding protein phosphatase 1 regulatory subunit 35 isoform X1 yields MKTDTLTYPRKMYAPQNYADEDSLPVRAVPRPLDVEPVRMDSLSDLDVSLTPDKIGKSVGILKKREGPGSDVASRRVSRRQVRFDTDSGSEGSDKKALIPGDPDHQEVGTSPVDTAPELASEGTESNVQTVTNPSSTLSSDYKAKGPKDHGDSRKTRAVKAARPSRACKPPQQGGLLGGAEDHGAPPLAIPEYNTTLALGQELQQLRKAGFDAKKAATEQLKRSSVTRNCVEGKVAEGLNVPKDQQRYKGLVSLEVPVDEVLSVAAQEKMLLVKPRPESKKQVTEMEAPDLMMFYDPLELLTETPYLSVEGLPDLKVHPQPKPAASSFDLFRKLKQWES; encoded by the exons ATGAAGACAGATACTTTGACCTACCCTAGAAAGATGTACGCCCCTCAGAACTATGCGGATGAAGACAGTCTCCCCGTTCGGGCGGTGCCAAGACCGCTGGATGTAGAGCCAGTTCGAATGGACTCCCTCTCCGACCTGGATGTGTCCCTGACACCCGACAAGATTGGCAAGTCCGTGGGAATACTGAAAAAGCGAGAAGGGCCAGGCAGCGATGTGGCAAGCAGGAGAGTCAGCCGGCGGCAA GTACGGTTTGACACTGACTCCGGCTCGGAGGGCTCTGACAAGAAAGCATTAATTCCAGGTGACCCAGATCACCAGGAAGTGGGCACAAGCCCTGTGGACACAGCTCCGGAATTGGCTTCCGAGGGGACGGAATCGAATGTTCAGACTGTGACCAATCCGTCCTCCACCCTCTCCAGCGACTACAAGGCTAAAGGCCCCAAAGACCACGGCGACTCACGGAAGACCAGAGCAGTCAAAGCAGCCAGGCCGAGCAGGGCTTGCAAGCCCCCTCAGCAGGGAGGGCTCCTGGGGGGTGCTGAGGACCATGGGGCCCCTCCCCTTGCCATCCCGGAGTATAACACCACCCTGGCATTGGGGCAGGAGCTTCAGCAGCTGAGGAAGGCAGGCTTCGATGCGAAAAAAGCTGCCACAGAGCAGCTGAAGAGGTCGTCAGTGACACGGAATTGCGTAGAGGGGAAAGTGGCGGAAG GCCTGAACGTACCAAAGGACCAACAACGTTACAAAGGACTGGTGAGCCTGGAGGTGCCTGTGGATGAGGTGCTGAGTGTGGCTGCACAGGAGAAAATGCTGCTGGTCAAACCTAGGCCAGAGAGCAAGAAG CAGGTCACTGAGATGGAAGCCCCTGATCTCATGATGTTCTATGATCCACTGGAGCTGCTAACTGAGACCCCTTACCTCTCTGTGGAGGGCCTGCCTGACTTGAAGGTGCATCCACAGCCAAAACCTGCTGCTTCATCCTTTGACCTTTTCCGCAAGCTAAAACAGTGGGAGTCCTAG
- the ppp1r35 gene encoding protein phosphatase 1 regulatory subunit 35 isoform X2 — translation MKTDTLTYPRKMYAPQNYADEDSLPVRAVPRPLDVEPVRMDSLSDLDVSLTPDKIGKSVGILKKREGPGSDVASRRVSRRQVRFDTDSGSEGSDKKALIPGDPDHQEVGTSPVDTAPELASEGTESNVQTVTNPSSTLSSDYKAKGPKDHGDSRKTRAVKAARPSRACKPPQQGGLLGGAEDHGAPPLAIPEYNTTLALGQELQQLRKAGFDAKKAATEQLKRSSVTRNCVEGKVAEGLNVPKDQQRYKGLVSLEVPVDEVLSVAAQEKMLLVKPRPESKKVTEMEAPDLMMFYDPLELLTETPYLSVEGLPDLKVHPQPKPAASSFDLFRKLKQWES, via the exons ATGAAGACAGATACTTTGACCTACCCTAGAAAGATGTACGCCCCTCAGAACTATGCGGATGAAGACAGTCTCCCCGTTCGGGCGGTGCCAAGACCGCTGGATGTAGAGCCAGTTCGAATGGACTCCCTCTCCGACCTGGATGTGTCCCTGACACCCGACAAGATTGGCAAGTCCGTGGGAATACTGAAAAAGCGAGAAGGGCCAGGCAGCGATGTGGCAAGCAGGAGAGTCAGCCGGCGGCAA GTACGGTTTGACACTGACTCCGGCTCGGAGGGCTCTGACAAGAAAGCATTAATTCCAGGTGACCCAGATCACCAGGAAGTGGGCACAAGCCCTGTGGACACAGCTCCGGAATTGGCTTCCGAGGGGACGGAATCGAATGTTCAGACTGTGACCAATCCGTCCTCCACCCTCTCCAGCGACTACAAGGCTAAAGGCCCCAAAGACCACGGCGACTCACGGAAGACCAGAGCAGTCAAAGCAGCCAGGCCGAGCAGGGCTTGCAAGCCCCCTCAGCAGGGAGGGCTCCTGGGGGGTGCTGAGGACCATGGGGCCCCTCCCCTTGCCATCCCGGAGTATAACACCACCCTGGCATTGGGGCAGGAGCTTCAGCAGCTGAGGAAGGCAGGCTTCGATGCGAAAAAAGCTGCCACAGAGCAGCTGAAGAGGTCGTCAGTGACACGGAATTGCGTAGAGGGGAAAGTGGCGGAAG GCCTGAACGTACCAAAGGACCAACAACGTTACAAAGGACTGGTGAGCCTGGAGGTGCCTGTGGATGAGGTGCTGAGTGTGGCTGCACAGGAGAAAATGCTGCTGGTCAAACCTAGGCCAGAGAGCAAGAAG GTCACTGAGATGGAAGCCCCTGATCTCATGATGTTCTATGATCCACTGGAGCTGCTAACTGAGACCCCTTACCTCTCTGTGGAGGGCCTGCCTGACTTGAAGGTGCATCCACAGCCAAAACCTGCTGCTTCATCCTTTGACCTTTTCCGCAAGCTAAAACAGTGGGAGTCCTAG